Proteins found in one Plectropomus leopardus isolate mb chromosome 9, YSFRI_Pleo_2.0, whole genome shotgun sequence genomic segment:
- the pcdh18b gene encoding protocadherin-18b isoform X2 has translation MRAKMIQTKGNVFSSALFKLLLLVALMHGVTGKTLKYKVYEEQKVGTVIARLKEDVAGVLSKLPSSLTFRFRAMQRGSTPFLSVREEDGEISIGTKIDREKLCEKNLNCSIEFDVVTLPTEYLQLFHVEVEVLDINDNSPHFSRAIVPIEISESASVGTRIPLDGAVDADVGENSLHTYSLTPNNFFKIDVRTRTDGAKYAELVVMRELDREVQSSYQLQLTASDNGVPPKSGSTLVKISISDSNDNSPAFDEQAYIISLLENSPLGTLIIDLNATDPDEGTNGKIVYSFSSHVSPKILETFKINPENGHITLIKKVDYETTASYELDVQAQDLGPNSIPGLCKIVVKVVDVNDNKPEININLMTPGKEEVAYISEGAPVDTFIALVRVDDSDAGLNGEVVCRLHGHGHFRLQKTYEKNYMILTNVSLDREKRSEYSLTVIAEDRGSPSLSTIKHFTVQVLDENDNPPCFEKSRYEVFKSENNSPGAYLMTVVASDPDLGTNGQVTYTIVDALVQGSPISTYVTIDPSNGAIYALRSFDHEDVSRIAFTVQARDGGNPVLSTNTTVLLTVLDENDNPPIIHSPSLRNHTAELPVWKYASPGQLITALKVTDRDTGTNGEVSCAIVGGNEDGLFVMDARRCELRTNASLEQAPRDVMEIRVEVQDRGTIRLSTGALFKLSLQETMDILPPLYPTGSSQAPLDLSLIVIISLGAVCALLLIVMVMFATARCNREKKDPRHNYNCRVAENSYQNHPKKPARQIHKADITLVPTVNGTLPVRAHPRSPSASPIPERGTLGSRQSHHSRQSLNSLVTISSNHVPENFALELAHATPPVEGQYQPRPSFRGNKYTRSYRYALNEMDKFSLKDSGRGDSEAGDSDYEPGRESPMDRLLGEGFTEIYAPDGQHRPHAAMRLCTEECRVLGHSDQCWMPPLASPASVSSDYRSNLYIPGEEARQATDLSQEKTPQPCTDTGPARNQSFSTFGKDLGGEDGPEEEEEGGGECGGESRDEDLCGTTSLLTEMSSVFQRLLPQGLDSYIQVNENQKGTSLSGVGVPMTGSLDRRRGHLPGKPNPSVHQQGVAAWAANTHFQNPGSSIGPSGHHQAGSYHTLKPSTKLSSQSSKGSQAPKNSPQNSGHPPKPHSSPLLTALVSPTLVQVSPAPVAVPVALPGPSSKWLPAMEEIPENYEEDDFDSVLSHLQGKRSDSRHELVDASELVAEINKLLQDVRQS, from the exons ATGCGGGCAAAAATGATCCAAACCAAAGGAAATGTATTCTCTTCGGCACTATTTAAACTACTGCTTTTGGTCGCGCTTATGCACGGCGTCACCGGTAAGACTTTGAAATATAAAGTTTACGAGGAGCAGAAAGTGGGCACGGTTATTGCACGGTTAAAGGAAGATGTTGCTGGGGTTTTATCCAAACTACCGAGTTCTCTGACCTTTCGGTTCCGCGCTATGCAACGAGGGAGCACGCCATTCCTGTCGGTCCGGGAGGAGGACGGAGAGATCAGCATTGGCACCAAAATCGACCGCGAGAAGCTTTGTGAGAAAAACTTGAACTGCTCAATTGAATTCGACGTGGTCACGCTCCCCACGGAGTACTTGCAGCTGTTTCATGTGGAGGTGGAAGTACTGGACATTAACGACAACTCCCCGCACTTCTCCCGCGCCATCGTCCCCATTGAGATCTCAGAGAGCGCGTCTGTTGGGACGCGCATCCCTCTGGACGGCGCCGTGGATGCGGACGTCGGGGAAAACTCCCTGCACACATACTCCCTGACACCCAATAACTTCTTTAAGATCGATGTGAGGACCAGGACGGACGGAGCCAAGTATGCAGAGCTGGTGGTGATGAGGGAGTTGGATCGGGAGGTGCAGTCCAGCTACCAGCTGCAGCTCACCGCCTCGGATAATGGTGTGCCCCCAAAGTCTGGCTCCACTCTAGTCAAGATCAGCATCTCGGATTCCAACGACAACAGCCCAGCCTTTGATGAGCAGGCTTATATTATCAGTTTGCTGGAAAACTCTCCCCTTGGGACTCTAATCATTGATCTAAACGCCACAGATCCAGACGAGGGCACTAATGGGAAAATAGTCTACTCTTTCAGCAGCCACGTCTCGCCAAAGATCTTGGAAACATTTAAGATAAACCCAGAAAATGGTCACATTACACTTATTAAAAAAGTGGACTATGAAACCACTGCTTCCTATGAGCTGGATGTTCAGGCTCAGGACTTGGGCCCTAATTCCATTCCTGGACTTTGCAAAATTGTGGTTAAAGTGGTGGatgtaaatgacaacaaacCAGAGATAAACATCAACCTGATGACGCCTGGCAAAGAGGAGGTGGCCTACATTTCAGAAGGCGCCCCAGTGGACACTTTCATAGCTCTGGTGCGTGTGGACGACAGTGATGCTGGGCTCAATGGCGAGGTGGTGTGCAGGCTGCACGGCCATGGCCACTTCAGGTTACAGAAGACCTACGAGAAGAACTACATGATCCTCACCAACGTCTCCCTGGACAGGGAGAAGAGATCAGAGTACAGTCTGACAGTCATAGCGGAGGACAGGGGCTCTCCTAGCCTCTCCACCATCAAACACTTCACCGTTCAGGTGctggatgaaaatgacaatcCGCCGTGTTTTGAGAAGAGCCGTTATGAGGTCTTTAAATCAGAGAACAACTCTCCCGGAGCCTACCTGATGACCGTGGTGGCCTCAGATCCTGATCTGGGCACCAATGGCCAGGTCACCTACACCATCGTAGATGCTCTGGTTCAGGGGAGCCCCATCTCCACCTACGTCACCATTGACCCTTCTAATGGTGCCATTTATGCCCTACGTAGCTTTGACCATGAAGACGTCAGCCGGATCGCCTTCACAGTTCAGGCACGTGACGGGGGAAACCCTGTGCTATCAACTAACACCACTGTCCTGCTGACTGTTCTGGATGAAAATGATAACCCGCCAATCATCCACTCCCCCTCCCTCCGGAACCACACTGCTGAGCTGCCAGTGTGGAAGTATGCATCACCTGGTCAGCTGATCACCGCACTCAAAGTCACAGACCGGGACACCGGCACCAACGGAGAAGTTAGCTGCGCCATCGTCGGTGGCAACGAGGATGGACTTTTTGTGATGGATGCTCGGCGATGTGAGCTCAGAACTAACGCCAGCTTGGAGCAGGCTCCACGGGATGTGATGGAAATCAGGGTGGAAGTGCAGGACAGGGGCACCATCCGGCTGTCCACAGGGGCCCTCTTCAAGCTCTCCCTGCAGGAGACTATGGACATCCTTCCCCCTCTTTATCCCACTGGCTCCAGCCAGGCCCCCCTGGATCTCTCCCTTATTGTCATCATCTCTCTGGGTGCCGTTTGCGCTCTGCTGCTAATCGTCATGGTGATGTTTGCCACTGCCCGTTGCAACCGGGAGAAGAAAGACCCCAGACACAACTACAACTGCCGTGTGGCAGAGAACAGCTACCAGAACCACCCCAAGAAGCCCGCCAGGCAGATCCACAAGGCGGATATCACCCTGGTCCCGACCGTCAACGGGACTCTGCCTGTACGGGCCCACCCACGCTCCCCCTCAGCCTCCCCTATACCTGAGAGGGGTACCCTTGGGAGCAGGCAGAGCCATCACAGCCGCCAGTCCCTCAACAGCCTGGTCACCATCTCCTCCAATCATGTGCCGGAGAACTTTGCCCTCGAGCTGGCCCATGCTACACCTCCTGTAGAG GGCCAGTACCAGCCACGACCAAGCTTCAGAGGCAACAAATACACCAGGAGCTACAG ATATGCCCTAAACGAGATGGATAAATTCAGTCTGAAGGACAGCGGTCGTGGAGACAGCGAGGCTGGGGACAGTGACTACGAGCCTGGCAGGGAGTCACCCATGGATAGGCTCCTTGGTGAGGGCTTTACTGAGATATATGCCCCTGATGGCCAGCACAGACCGCATGCAG CTATGAGACTGTGCACAGAGGAGTGTCGTGTCTTGGGTCACTCGGATCAGTGCTGGATGCCCCCCCTGGCCTCCCCGGCCTCGGTCTCCTCCGACTACCGCAGCAACCTCTACATCCCCGGGGAAGAAGCCCGCCAAGCGACTGACCTCTCCCAGGAGAAGACACCGCAGCCCTGCACTGACACCGGCCCAGCCCGCAACCAGAGCTTCTCCACCTTCGGCAAGGACCTGGGGGGTGAGGACGGtccggaggaggaggaggaggggggaggggagtGTGGGGGCGAGTCCAGAGATGAAGACCTGTGCGGGACCACGTCGTTGCTGACGGAGATGAGCAGCGTGTTCCAGAGGTTGCTCCCCCAGGGTCTGGACTCGTATATCCAGGTCAACGAGAACCAGAAGGGGACTAGTCTGAGTGGGGTGGGGGTACCCATGACTGGGTCTTTAGATCGCAGGAGGGGCCACCTCCCTGGCAAGCCCAACCCCTCCGTGCACCAGCAGGGCGTGGCAGCCTGGGCCGCCAACACCCACTTCCAGAACCCGGGAAGCAGCATCGGCCCGTCGGGGCACCACCAGGCTGGCAGCTATCACACCCTGAAACCCAGCACCAAGCTCAGCTCCCAGAGCAGCAAGGGCTCCCAGGCGCCCAAAAACAGTCCTCAGAACAGCGGACACCCGCCCAAACCCCACAGCAGCCCCCTCCTCACTGCACTCGTCAGCCCCACTCTAGTGCAGGTGTCCCCGGCCCCGGTGGCAGTGCCCGTGGCGCTCCCCGGGCCCTCCTCCAAGTGGCTCCCAGCCATGGAGGAAATACCAGAGAACTACGAGGAGGACGATTTTGACTCTGTGCTCAGCCACCTTCAGGGCAAACGTAGCGACAGCCGCCACGAGCTGGTGGATGCCAGCGAGCTGGTGGCTGAGATCAACAAACTCTTACAGGATGTCCGGCAGAGCTAG
- the pcdh18b gene encoding protocadherin-18b isoform X1 has translation MRAKMIQTKGNVFSSALFKLLLLVALMHGVTGKTLKYKVYEEQKVGTVIARLKEDVAGVLSKLPSSLTFRFRAMQRGSTPFLSVREEDGEISIGTKIDREKLCEKNLNCSIEFDVVTLPTEYLQLFHVEVEVLDINDNSPHFSRAIVPIEISESASVGTRIPLDGAVDADVGENSLHTYSLTPNNFFKIDVRTRTDGAKYAELVVMRELDREVQSSYQLQLTASDNGVPPKSGSTLVKISISDSNDNSPAFDEQAYIISLLENSPLGTLIIDLNATDPDEGTNGKIVYSFSSHVSPKILETFKINPENGHITLIKKVDYETTASYELDVQAQDLGPNSIPGLCKIVVKVVDVNDNKPEININLMTPGKEEVAYISEGAPVDTFIALVRVDDSDAGLNGEVVCRLHGHGHFRLQKTYEKNYMILTNVSLDREKRSEYSLTVIAEDRGSPSLSTIKHFTVQVLDENDNPPCFEKSRYEVFKSENNSPGAYLMTVVASDPDLGTNGQVTYTIVDALVQGSPISTYVTIDPSNGAIYALRSFDHEDVSRIAFTVQARDGGNPVLSTNTTVLLTVLDENDNPPIIHSPSLRNHTAELPVWKYASPGQLITALKVTDRDTGTNGEVSCAIVGGNEDGLFVMDARRCELRTNASLEQAPRDVMEIRVEVQDRGTIRLSTGALFKLSLQETMDILPPLYPTGSSQAPLDLSLIVIISLGAVCALLLIVMVMFATARCNREKKDPRHNYNCRVAENSYQNHPKKPARQIHKADITLVPTVNGTLPVRAHPRSPSASPIPERGTLGSRQSHHSRQSLNSLVTISSNHVPENFALELAHATPPVEQVSQLLSMLHQGQYQPRPSFRGNKYTRSYRYALNEMDKFSLKDSGRGDSEAGDSDYEPGRESPMDRLLGEGFTEIYAPDGQHRPHAAMRLCTEECRVLGHSDQCWMPPLASPASVSSDYRSNLYIPGEEARQATDLSQEKTPQPCTDTGPARNQSFSTFGKDLGGEDGPEEEEEGGGECGGESRDEDLCGTTSLLTEMSSVFQRLLPQGLDSYIQVNENQKGTSLSGVGVPMTGSLDRRRGHLPGKPNPSVHQQGVAAWAANTHFQNPGSSIGPSGHHQAGSYHTLKPSTKLSSQSSKGSQAPKNSPQNSGHPPKPHSSPLLTALVSPTLVQVSPAPVAVPVALPGPSSKWLPAMEEIPENYEEDDFDSVLSHLQGKRSDSRHELVDASELVAEINKLLQDVRQS, from the exons ATGCGGGCAAAAATGATCCAAACCAAAGGAAATGTATTCTCTTCGGCACTATTTAAACTACTGCTTTTGGTCGCGCTTATGCACGGCGTCACCGGTAAGACTTTGAAATATAAAGTTTACGAGGAGCAGAAAGTGGGCACGGTTATTGCACGGTTAAAGGAAGATGTTGCTGGGGTTTTATCCAAACTACCGAGTTCTCTGACCTTTCGGTTCCGCGCTATGCAACGAGGGAGCACGCCATTCCTGTCGGTCCGGGAGGAGGACGGAGAGATCAGCATTGGCACCAAAATCGACCGCGAGAAGCTTTGTGAGAAAAACTTGAACTGCTCAATTGAATTCGACGTGGTCACGCTCCCCACGGAGTACTTGCAGCTGTTTCATGTGGAGGTGGAAGTACTGGACATTAACGACAACTCCCCGCACTTCTCCCGCGCCATCGTCCCCATTGAGATCTCAGAGAGCGCGTCTGTTGGGACGCGCATCCCTCTGGACGGCGCCGTGGATGCGGACGTCGGGGAAAACTCCCTGCACACATACTCCCTGACACCCAATAACTTCTTTAAGATCGATGTGAGGACCAGGACGGACGGAGCCAAGTATGCAGAGCTGGTGGTGATGAGGGAGTTGGATCGGGAGGTGCAGTCCAGCTACCAGCTGCAGCTCACCGCCTCGGATAATGGTGTGCCCCCAAAGTCTGGCTCCACTCTAGTCAAGATCAGCATCTCGGATTCCAACGACAACAGCCCAGCCTTTGATGAGCAGGCTTATATTATCAGTTTGCTGGAAAACTCTCCCCTTGGGACTCTAATCATTGATCTAAACGCCACAGATCCAGACGAGGGCACTAATGGGAAAATAGTCTACTCTTTCAGCAGCCACGTCTCGCCAAAGATCTTGGAAACATTTAAGATAAACCCAGAAAATGGTCACATTACACTTATTAAAAAAGTGGACTATGAAACCACTGCTTCCTATGAGCTGGATGTTCAGGCTCAGGACTTGGGCCCTAATTCCATTCCTGGACTTTGCAAAATTGTGGTTAAAGTGGTGGatgtaaatgacaacaaacCAGAGATAAACATCAACCTGATGACGCCTGGCAAAGAGGAGGTGGCCTACATTTCAGAAGGCGCCCCAGTGGACACTTTCATAGCTCTGGTGCGTGTGGACGACAGTGATGCTGGGCTCAATGGCGAGGTGGTGTGCAGGCTGCACGGCCATGGCCACTTCAGGTTACAGAAGACCTACGAGAAGAACTACATGATCCTCACCAACGTCTCCCTGGACAGGGAGAAGAGATCAGAGTACAGTCTGACAGTCATAGCGGAGGACAGGGGCTCTCCTAGCCTCTCCACCATCAAACACTTCACCGTTCAGGTGctggatgaaaatgacaatcCGCCGTGTTTTGAGAAGAGCCGTTATGAGGTCTTTAAATCAGAGAACAACTCTCCCGGAGCCTACCTGATGACCGTGGTGGCCTCAGATCCTGATCTGGGCACCAATGGCCAGGTCACCTACACCATCGTAGATGCTCTGGTTCAGGGGAGCCCCATCTCCACCTACGTCACCATTGACCCTTCTAATGGTGCCATTTATGCCCTACGTAGCTTTGACCATGAAGACGTCAGCCGGATCGCCTTCACAGTTCAGGCACGTGACGGGGGAAACCCTGTGCTATCAACTAACACCACTGTCCTGCTGACTGTTCTGGATGAAAATGATAACCCGCCAATCATCCACTCCCCCTCCCTCCGGAACCACACTGCTGAGCTGCCAGTGTGGAAGTATGCATCACCTGGTCAGCTGATCACCGCACTCAAAGTCACAGACCGGGACACCGGCACCAACGGAGAAGTTAGCTGCGCCATCGTCGGTGGCAACGAGGATGGACTTTTTGTGATGGATGCTCGGCGATGTGAGCTCAGAACTAACGCCAGCTTGGAGCAGGCTCCACGGGATGTGATGGAAATCAGGGTGGAAGTGCAGGACAGGGGCACCATCCGGCTGTCCACAGGGGCCCTCTTCAAGCTCTCCCTGCAGGAGACTATGGACATCCTTCCCCCTCTTTATCCCACTGGCTCCAGCCAGGCCCCCCTGGATCTCTCCCTTATTGTCATCATCTCTCTGGGTGCCGTTTGCGCTCTGCTGCTAATCGTCATGGTGATGTTTGCCACTGCCCGTTGCAACCGGGAGAAGAAAGACCCCAGACACAACTACAACTGCCGTGTGGCAGAGAACAGCTACCAGAACCACCCCAAGAAGCCCGCCAGGCAGATCCACAAGGCGGATATCACCCTGGTCCCGACCGTCAACGGGACTCTGCCTGTACGGGCCCACCCACGCTCCCCCTCAGCCTCCCCTATACCTGAGAGGGGTACCCTTGGGAGCAGGCAGAGCCATCACAGCCGCCAGTCCCTCAACAGCCTGGTCACCATCTCCTCCAATCATGTGCCGGAGAACTTTGCCCTCGAGCTGGCCCATGCTACACCTCCTGTAGAG CAAGTTTCACAGCTTCTGTCCATGCTCCATCAGGGCCAGTACCAGCCACGACCAAGCTTCAGAGGCAACAAATACACCAGGAGCTACAG ATATGCCCTAAACGAGATGGATAAATTCAGTCTGAAGGACAGCGGTCGTGGAGACAGCGAGGCTGGGGACAGTGACTACGAGCCTGGCAGGGAGTCACCCATGGATAGGCTCCTTGGTGAGGGCTTTACTGAGATATATGCCCCTGATGGCCAGCACAGACCGCATGCAG CTATGAGACTGTGCACAGAGGAGTGTCGTGTCTTGGGTCACTCGGATCAGTGCTGGATGCCCCCCCTGGCCTCCCCGGCCTCGGTCTCCTCCGACTACCGCAGCAACCTCTACATCCCCGGGGAAGAAGCCCGCCAAGCGACTGACCTCTCCCAGGAGAAGACACCGCAGCCCTGCACTGACACCGGCCCAGCCCGCAACCAGAGCTTCTCCACCTTCGGCAAGGACCTGGGGGGTGAGGACGGtccggaggaggaggaggaggggggaggggagtGTGGGGGCGAGTCCAGAGATGAAGACCTGTGCGGGACCACGTCGTTGCTGACGGAGATGAGCAGCGTGTTCCAGAGGTTGCTCCCCCAGGGTCTGGACTCGTATATCCAGGTCAACGAGAACCAGAAGGGGACTAGTCTGAGTGGGGTGGGGGTACCCATGACTGGGTCTTTAGATCGCAGGAGGGGCCACCTCCCTGGCAAGCCCAACCCCTCCGTGCACCAGCAGGGCGTGGCAGCCTGGGCCGCCAACACCCACTTCCAGAACCCGGGAAGCAGCATCGGCCCGTCGGGGCACCACCAGGCTGGCAGCTATCACACCCTGAAACCCAGCACCAAGCTCAGCTCCCAGAGCAGCAAGGGCTCCCAGGCGCCCAAAAACAGTCCTCAGAACAGCGGACACCCGCCCAAACCCCACAGCAGCCCCCTCCTCACTGCACTCGTCAGCCCCACTCTAGTGCAGGTGTCCCCGGCCCCGGTGGCAGTGCCCGTGGCGCTCCCCGGGCCCTCCTCCAAGTGGCTCCCAGCCATGGAGGAAATACCAGAGAACTACGAGGAGGACGATTTTGACTCTGTGCTCAGCCACCTTCAGGGCAAACGTAGCGACAGCCGCCACGAGCTGGTGGATGCCAGCGAGCTGGTGGCTGAGATCAACAAACTCTTACAGGATGTCCGGCAGAGCTAG